The following are encoded together in the Streptomyces rapamycinicus NRRL 5491 genome:
- a CDS encoding acyltransferase domain-containing protein — protein MGRALIESSPVFADSMAECARAIATEADWDLSAVLGEEDMLRRADVVQPALFAVMVSLARLWESYGVTPAAVVGHSLGEYAAACVAGALTVEQAAVAVVRRGRVIADRLSGDHGVLSVPVAAEHVRFDGVEIAAFNGPSATVVAGTNSALERVLEAVPAAKRVPMDYASHTSAVETAEDALLGELAGLSPKGVGIPFYSTVTGGRLDTTALDAHYWYRNLRNPVLFETAGRRLIEDGHTVFIEMSPRPLLAAALHQTAEALDQPVHTVASLRRDDGDMDRFLRSLADAHTHGVTVDWRPALPGGRAVALPTYAFQRKRFWPTARPPRRPGQTHPLLGPAEELAGSPDVVFTSTSPPGPTHGWPTMWCGTRCCCRAPRSWRWRSGPPTRPAATASPNSSWKRRWY, from the coding sequence ATGGGACGCGCGCTGATCGAGTCCTCGCCCGTGTTCGCGGACTCGATGGCCGAGTGCGCGCGGGCGATCGCCACCGAGGCCGACTGGGACCTGTCGGCGGTGCTCGGCGAGGAGGACATGCTGCGGCGGGCCGATGTCGTCCAGCCCGCCCTGTTCGCGGTCATGGTGTCGCTGGCCCGGCTGTGGGAGTCCTACGGCGTGACCCCGGCCGCCGTGGTCGGGCATTCCCTCGGTGAGTACGCCGCCGCGTGCGTGGCGGGAGCGCTGACGGTCGAACAGGCGGCGGTCGCGGTCGTGCGCCGCGGCAGAGTGATCGCCGACCGTCTGTCCGGTGATCATGGGGTGCTGTCCGTTCCGGTCGCCGCCGAACACGTCCGCTTCGACGGCGTCGAGATCGCCGCGTTCAACGGGCCGTCGGCCACGGTGGTCGCCGGGACCAACAGCGCGCTCGAGCGCGTACTGGAGGCCGTGCCCGCGGCCAAACGGGTGCCGATGGACTACGCCTCGCACACCTCCGCCGTCGAGACGGCCGAGGACGCGCTGCTCGGGGAGCTGGCCGGACTGAGCCCGAAGGGCGTCGGCATCCCCTTCTACTCCACGGTGACCGGGGGAAGGCTGGACACCACGGCCCTCGACGCGCACTACTGGTACCGCAATCTGCGCAACCCGGTGTTGTTCGAGACGGCCGGCCGCCGGCTGATCGAGGACGGACACACGGTGTTCATCGAGATGAGCCCGCGCCCGCTGCTGGCGGCGGCCCTGCACCAGACGGCGGAAGCACTGGACCAGCCCGTGCACACCGTCGCCTCACTGCGCCGCGACGACGGCGACATGGACCGCTTCCTGCGCTCGCTCGCCGACGCGCACACCCACGGGGTGACCGTGGACTGGCGCCCCGCGCTGCCCGGCGGCAGGGCCGTCGCGCTGCCGACGTACGCCTTCCAGCGCAAGCGGTTCTGGCCGACGGCCCGGCCACCGCGACGCCCCGGCCAGACACACCCGCTGCTGGGCCCCGCCGAAGAGCTCGCGGGCTCCCCGGACGTGGTGTTCACCAGTACCTCTCCACCCGGACCCACCCATGGCTGGCCGACCATGTGGTGCGGGACTCGGTGCTGCTGCCGGGCACCGCGTTCCTGGAGATGGCGGTCCGGGCCGCCGACGAGACCGGCTGCCACGGCGTCGCCGAACTCGTCCTGGAAGCGCCGCTGGTACTGA
- a CDS encoding polyketide synthase dehydratase domain-containing protein — protein MRDSVLLPGTAFLEMAVRAADETGCHGVAELVLEAPLVLTGGDIRIQLIVHGPDASGDRPFSVHSRNEHDWTRHATGRLSAVAQPVPPGTPVLPPDAEPVALDAFYGELDDAGYRYGESFRGMRAAWRSGDELFAEVALADAVPTDGFQLHPALLDAACQAMTLAGGDEPGLPFLWSDAELHARGARELFVRIAPAGPDAMSITAVDHEGTLVFRAGRLLTRPFARPDTGALPADSLFTVDWVPLPAPAPAADREWAVLDGPEADHGLGVPAFPEPSAVPPGTSIVLTAVDASSLHRILAAVQTTIATDRPEPLVVLTHHAVAVRPSDEPVPDRAAVWGLLRTAQSEHPGRFVLLDSDRPVTTADLRDALATGEPQVALRGADRYAPRLTRRPAALQPPAGEAWNLTASPTGSLDDLALTPVRPSR, from the coding sequence GTGCGGGACTCGGTGCTGCTGCCGGGCACCGCGTTCCTGGAGATGGCGGTCCGGGCCGCCGACGAGACCGGCTGCCACGGCGTCGCCGAACTCGTCCTGGAAGCGCCGCTGGTACTGACCGGCGGCGACATCCGGATCCAGCTGATCGTGCACGGCCCCGACGCGTCGGGGGACCGGCCGTTCTCCGTGCACAGCCGGAACGAGCACGACTGGACGCGGCACGCCACCGGCCGGCTCTCGGCGGTGGCGCAGCCGGTTCCTCCGGGCACACCGGTGTTGCCGCCCGACGCCGAACCGGTCGCGCTGGACGCCTTCTACGGTGAACTCGACGACGCCGGATACCGGTACGGCGAGTCGTTCCGCGGCATGCGTGCGGCCTGGCGGTCGGGCGACGAGCTGTTCGCCGAGGTGGCCCTGGCCGACGCGGTCCCCACCGACGGGTTCCAGCTGCATCCCGCGCTGCTGGACGCCGCCTGCCAGGCGATGACGCTGGCCGGCGGGGACGAGCCGGGGCTGCCGTTCCTGTGGTCCGATGCCGAACTGCACGCACGCGGCGCCCGGGAGCTGTTCGTCCGCATCGCCCCGGCCGGGCCCGACGCGATGTCGATCACCGCCGTCGACCACGAGGGAACGCTCGTGTTCCGCGCCGGCCGGCTGCTCACCCGGCCGTTCGCCCGGCCGGACACGGGCGCCCTGCCCGCGGACTCGCTGTTCACCGTGGACTGGGTCCCGCTTCCGGCGCCGGCACCCGCCGCCGACCGGGAGTGGGCGGTGCTCGACGGCCCCGAGGCCGACCACGGTCTCGGCGTACCCGCGTTCCCCGAGCCGTCCGCCGTGCCCCCGGGAACGTCGATCGTGCTGACGGCCGTCGACGCGTCCTCACTGCACCGGATCCTGGCCGCCGTGCAGACCACGATCGCCACCGACCGTCCCGAACCGCTCGTGGTGCTGACGCACCACGCGGTGGCCGTGCGCCCCTCGGACGAGCCGGTGCCCGACCGGGCCGCGGTATGGGGGCTGCTGCGCACCGCGCAGTCCGAGCACCCCGGACGGTTCGTACTGCTCGACAGCGACCGGCCCGTGACCACGGCCGACCTCCGCGACGCCCTGGCGACCGGCGAACCGCAGGTCGCCCTGCGGGGCGCCGACCGGTACGCGCCACGGCTGACCCGGCGGCCGGCCGCGCTGCAGCCGCCCGCCGGCGAGGCGTGGAACCTCACCGCCTCGCCGACCGGCAGCCTGGACGATCTCGCGCTGACCCCCGTACGGCCGAGCCGCTGA